The genomic DNA GCCTCCGGATTACTTTCAGTCAGATGAGAACAAGTTTACTCGCTTGCCTGCGGCATCGCCCTACCTACGCATTCTCCGCCCGGCACAGGACACATCTGTATGGCCGCCACGCTACCGACAGAGGCCGACCTTGAGCAATGGGTGCGCGGGAACATTGTTTGCGCGAGGGATAGCTGTTGGACGGAAGAGATCCCACAGCACAGAGTCCGCGACGCTTATCGCCTTGGCCCCGCGCAGTCCTATTATCTCTTCATGGCCTCTTCCCGCAACGCAATATCCCCACCTCTGTCTCGCTACCACAAAAAGCGGGACTTCCTTGTCACGCCTGAGCCGCCTGCGTCAAGCGCGATCGCATCCGACAAGGCTGGAAAACCAGGATTCGTCGTGCAAAAGCATTGGGCAAGCAGGCTGCATTATGACTTCCGCCTGGAACTCAATGGTATCTTGCTGTCGTGGGCCGTACCGAAAGGGCCTTGTTACGATCCGAAAGAAAAGCGCATGGCCATACACGTCGAAGACCATCCTGTCGACTATGCAAGCTTTGAAGGCACCATTCCCAAACCACAATACGGCGCTGGCACAGTCATCGTCTGGGACCACGGCACCTGGGAGCCAATCGGTGACCCGGTCAAAGGAATGGAGGCTGGCAAGCTAGTCTTCCGGCTTCACGGTGAGAAACTCGCAGGGCTTTGGGAACTGGTGCGCATATCGAAGGCGGATGACAGGCAAGACCAGTGGATGTTTTTCAAAAAACGTGATGAATGGTCCCGTCCGCTTGTGGAGTACGACGTCATCAAGGCGCTCCCTGATAGTGTCATCGCAAATCCGCTTGGGATGGTTGAAGATCGCGAGGCAAGGTCTGCCAGACCTGCAGGTGACGCCGAACCGGAAGTCGACCTGTCCGCAGCAGCGCGCGCATCGATGCCGGCAAAGCTCGAGCCGCAGCTTGCGACCTTGGCAACCTCGCTGCCGACGAGCGGCGACTGGATTATTGAAAGCAAACTAGATGGTTACCGCCTGCTCGCTCGCATTGACAAGGGTCGCGTACGGCTCTTGACGCGAGGCGGGCACGACTGGACAACAAAATTTCCGGCGCTCGAGACGGAGCTGAGTGACCTGCCACTCTCAAGCGGGTGGCTGGACGGCGAAATCACCATACTGAAAGACGGCTTGCCGAACTTTTCCGCGCTTCAGACTGCGATTGATGGGCGAGCCAACCAGGACATCGTCTATTTCCTGTTCGACCTGATGTACCTCGATGGGGAGGACCTGAGGAACGTGCCGCTGTGGTCGAGGCGCGCGCGGCTGGCGCAACTGCTTGAAGATGCAGGCGAGCAGCTACGGTTTAGTCCGAACTTCGAGGCACCACCAGCGCAAGTGTTCGAAGCGGCCGCCAGACTAGGTCTTGAAGGGCTGATGCTGAAACGGCGCGACGCGCCGTACGAGTCTGGAAGGACGCGGACGTGGTTGAAAGCGAAAGCGCGATTGCGTCAGGAGCTAATCGTCTGCGGATTCACCGGGCGCGGCGGGAAGTCCGGGGAAGTCGGCAGCCTGCTGCTGGGCTATTACGTTGGAGACAAACTTCATGACGCCGGAAGCGTCGGTACCGGCTGGGACTCACGAACCGCACAAGATCTCTGGCGCCGCCTGATTCCGTTAAAGACGGATGCCACGCCATTCGATGTGGAAGCCGCAAAGGCGCGCCGGTGGTCAAGACGCGCAGCCGGGAGCGAATGGTGGGTTCAACCGACATTGGTCGCCGAGGTCGAGTTCGCCGAATGGACGACGGACGGCGTCGTCCGGCAAGCGTCGTTCAAGGGACTGCGCCTCGACAAACCTGCGGGCAGCGTCGTCCGCGAGGGAGGCAAGACGCAGGCGCCCGAGTTTCTGCCCGAACTGAAAATCACTCATCCCGAGCGAATCGTTGACTCTTCGGTCGGCGTCACGAAGGCAGACCTCGTCCGCTACTATGCGAGCGTCGCGGGATGGATGCTTCCCCACCTGAAAGACAGGCCGGTAGCGATGGTCCGTGCTCCGTCAGGCATCGCCGGCGAACTCTTCTTTCAAAAGCATGCGGAGCGAACCGCTATGCCCGGTCTGAGAGCGCACGACCGCGAGCTGTGGCCAAAGCATCCGCCATTGCTGACCGTAGACACCGTGGACGCGTTGCTGTCGGCGGCGCAAATGAACGTTGTTGAGTTTCACACGTGGAACTCGACTGCCAGCAAACTCGACAACCCTGACCGTGTCATCTTCGACCTCGATCCCGGTGAGGGAGTGAAATGGAGCAGCGTTCTGGAGGCTGCAATCCTTGTGCGGGCGTTGCTCTCGGAACTGGGGCTCAAGGCTTGGCTCAAGACCAGCGGCGGCAAGGGACTGCACGTCGTGGTGCCGCTTAACGCCCGGTTGGACTATGGGAAAGTGAAAGTGTTTTCGCAGACCTTCGTCCGGCACCTCGCGACAACAATTCCCGAACGTTTTTCGGCCATTTCCGGTTCCTCGAACCGGGTTGGCAAAGTCTACGTGGACTACTTGCGTAACGGGATGGGCCAGACTACCGCCGCAGCGTTCTCAGCTCGCGCCAGACCAGGGATGGGTGTATCGATGCCCGTCTCGTGGGAGCAGCTCACCGAACTCAAGAGCGGTGCACAATGGAATGTTCAGACGGCACGCGAGTATCTCAGCTTCCAGTCGCGGGATCCCTGGTCAGACTATTGGTCGAGCGCCCAATCGCTGGCTTCCGCGATAAAACGCCTAAGGTAAGGCCGGCAGCGCACCTATGCACGGCCGAAGGCACACTAGATGCTGCCTCGAGTACAACCAGGGAGAGTGCGATGGAAGCGACGAACTACCTGAAACCAGCAACCAGGGACGAGCACATCGCTCGCTACGTCACCCAGGGACTCCACGCCCTGTGCGTACATTCAGGGATGCGTGCGATATCCGAGGGTGACGAAATCCAGATCGACTTCGCCGCCGAAATCTACGCACTTAGCCGGGCACTTGAACTCCTCGGCGTGGACACGTCCATGCCGATTCATTTCAGCTGCCCGGACCAGCCACCGCCGCGCGAGTGAGGCGGTGCGCTGGAATCGATGCTCCGCGTCTAGCGATCTGGTCGTTCGCTTTTTCGGTCGATCGTGGACGTGGGCGCCTCGATTTTGACGCAGGCTACCTGCGGTGGGACCTGACATGGCGCGCGGACCGAAGCTGATGACCGAAAAATTGATTTCTCGCTGGGTGCGCGAAGGGCGTGGTACGGGCCATGGACAGACGTATAAGCCTTGGCTTGAGGTGTTTGACTTCAGTTCGCTCGGGCGCGTCCAGCGAATCTACAGCGCCAAGTATGGGCGCACTCTCCACCTGATGTCCGACGTCGAGTCCCACACATTCTTCGCACTCGAGTGGTCGAGGCGAGTTACCGATGTGCGTGAACAGTTTCCACTGGACCGAGACTCGACCCTTGAAACCGCTGACAAATTGAGGATACGGCACCCTCACTATCCAGGGACAAATGTCGCAACGGTCATAACCGTCGATTTCGTCGTTGACGTCACGGACAACGATCAGCACGGTTTCGAAGCGATCGACTGCAAACGAACCGAGGACGCCGAAAATCCTCGCGCAATCGAAAAACTTCAGATCGCACATGCCTGTCTTGCGGGCATGCATATCCCGCATCACCTCGTCTTTCACTCAGAATTGCCCATGCAAAGAATCAGAAATATCGAGTGGATGCGGGGTGGGCTTATCAAATCTGGTGAGAAGGAGGAGTATCCTGGCGCCATCCGGGAGAGATCGCTCATCATGGCGTATGAGCTGAGCCACTCAGCTCGCAACATGCCACTTAACGAATACTGCGCGGGATTTGAGGTGCGTCACGGCATGCGCAATGGTGAAGGTTTGCGCGTTGCCAAACTCCTGCTGTATGAACGGGTGCTTCTTTGCGATCTCAGCAACCCGAATTTGGCCTGTGCGCCCTTGCGCAGTTTTCGATGCGTCCGCGCCGCCGATGGTCATCGAGCCAATGGAGCTGAGTGATGCTGCCCTTCCCCGCGTCAGCGAATACCGTTGAACCTATTGTCTCTCTGGATCCAGCCTGCGCTCCCGTCAAAAACGATCTGCTCGAAAGCGCTGAAGGCACGCGCTTTCGGGTACTAGCCATCACACCAGACGACGTGGTCTGGACTCTCAATCTGACCGTCTCGCATTGCTGGCCACAGCGCTGCTCGTACGAAGCGCTCTGCCATGCGATCAGGAATAAAGAATTCACCATATCTTCGACTAAGGTCGGCGCCCAACCTGCTTTTCATTCGCAGCGTGCCGAAGCACGTCAGAAATCCGCTTGGGAAATCATCGAGCCCCTGGTCAGCGATCCCGCAATCCTCGACGCTAACACGCGAGGTGCTATGGTCAGACATCGTGCCGAGGAAACAGGAAAGTCCAAGACCACCATCAACCGATACCTGCAAATGTTTTGGCGGGGCGGTCAGTCGATGTGTGCGCTGATTCCAGATTTTGCCAGCATCGGGGCTGCTCAACGAAGTGGTACCCACGGTCGTGGCCGAAGACCGAAAGGTGGTCGATACAAAATCTATCAAATGAACGCAGAGATCGATACGCCGCAAATCGTCGATGCGATCGAGAAGCACTATCTCAAGCACGAGGTACCGACGCTCGCGGATACCTTCGTGAAGTTGCTACGCGAGCGATATTCATATCTCGATGGAGATGGGGCCAGTTTTCTTAAGCCTCATGGCGAACGACCCACGTACAGGCAGTTCTGTAGCGTATTCAAACAGACCTTCTCATACGAGACCGTCCTGCGGCGCAAAAAGGGCGACAGGGACTTCGAACGCGATCACAATCAGAGCATCACGGGTGCCCTGTTCGAAGCGCTCTGCGTCGGCCACATCTACGAGATCGATGCGACCATTGCTGATGTGTGGTTGGTTGCAAAAGACAACCGCGCCAGGATCATCGGCAAGCCTACCCTGTACCTGATTTATGACAGATTCAGTCGACTATGCGTGGGCTTTTACGCGGGATTGGAGCGTCCTGGATGGGAAGCAGCAATGCAGGCAATTTTGAGCATCGCTGAGGACAAGGCTGCGTTCTGCAACAAGCATGGCGTACCCTATGACCCAGCGGATTGGCCCGCACAGGGGATGTTTCCTCAAAAATTCCTGGGCGACCGCGACGAGATGCTTTCGCACAACAGCAGCTGCATCTGTGATGGCATGGAATGCACCGTTGCAAACACCCGGGCTCTGTCACCCCAGAACAAAGGCACTGTTGAATGTGGATTCAAGTTGATCCATGCGTCCATCGCGGCAGACACCCCTGGATATGATCCGCCCCGAAACGCAAAGCGGCGTCGGGGCAAGCACTATGATGTCGACGCCAGCCTGACACTTGATGAGTTTGTTGCGCTGATCGTGGCCGCCATCATCAAGCACAATCGCAGCCAGATGCCACACTACGACATTTCGCCAGCCATGATCCTGCGAGGCTGTCCCCCGATACCTCGACGAATATGGGCCGACGATCTTCGCAACGGGGCGGGCGCTCTATCACGCTATTCCGAGGACTATCTTCGCCTGCAGTTACTCCCCCGTGCCACAGCGACAGTGTGCCGGGAAGGCGTTTGCTTCAGCGGATGTTATTACACATGTGATGAGCTTCAGAAGCGCGGCTGGTTCATCAAGGCTGCAAACCAAGGCGTGTGGAGGGTACCGATCTCGTACGACCGTCGTCTGGGCGACAACATCGTCGTCCACGATGTCCGTAATCGTCGTCAATCGTATGTGTGCAAACTGACCAAACGGTGCAAACGTTACGAAGGGTATTCGTTCGCCGAAATCAAGTACGTCCAACACGTGCTTGAATCGGCTCGCATGGACGGCGCGGACGAAGACCTGCAACACCGCGCAAATCTTCAACAGATCGCCTCCTCCATCTCCAAGCCAGCACGAGCGACCGCCACGGTAGCCTCAAAAGGAAAATCCCGGGCATCGAGAAAAGCCAATATTGTCGCTGATCGAAATTTCGAGCGATCAATGCGGCGCAAAGAAGAAGCGGCGATCGATCAGCTAACCCCACCGATTTCATGCTCTGCTTCACTGCGCGAAAGCGGCTCAGAGTCGCTCAAGCAGGTCAGACCGCGAAAAATTGCCTGCGAAAGGCGAGTTTCCACGCAATCGCAGCCGTCTGAACGTTATGAAGCTCCTGACGATTATCGGAACGCCGTCATAAAGGCGCAGGAGAAGGGAACGACCATCTTCGCTCAGTTGCTAGCAATGGGCGCGGTCTGTGATTTGGATGAACTTCTCAAGCTCGGCTAGTCTGCAGCGCA from Paraburkholderia terrae includes the following:
- a CDS encoding Mu transposase C-terminal domain-containing protein, giving the protein MLPFPASANTVEPIVSLDPACAPVKNDLLESAEGTRFRVLAITPDDVVWTLNLTVSHCWPQRCSYEALCHAIRNKEFTISSTKVGAQPAFHSQRAEARQKSAWEIIEPLVSDPAILDANTRGAMVRHRAEETGKSKTTINRYLQMFWRGGQSMCALIPDFASIGAAQRSGTHGRGRRPKGGRYKIYQMNAEIDTPQIVDAIEKHYLKHEVPTLADTFVKLLRERYSYLDGDGASFLKPHGERPTYRQFCSVFKQTFSYETVLRRKKGDRDFERDHNQSITGALFEALCVGHIYEIDATIADVWLVAKDNRARIIGKPTLYLIYDRFSRLCVGFYAGLERPGWEAAMQAILSIAEDKAAFCNKHGVPYDPADWPAQGMFPQKFLGDRDEMLSHNSSCICDGMECTVANTRALSPQNKGTVECGFKLIHASIAADTPGYDPPRNAKRRRGKHYDVDASLTLDEFVALIVAAIIKHNRSQMPHYDISPAMILRGCPPIPRRIWADDLRNGAGALSRYSEDYLRLQLLPRATATVCREGVCFSGCYYTCDELQKRGWFIKAANQGVWRVPISYDRRLGDNIVVHDVRNRRQSYVCKLTKRCKRYEGYSFAEIKYVQHVLESARMDGADEDLQHRANLQQIASSISKPARATATVASKGKSRASRKANIVADRNFERSMRRKEEAAIDQLTPPISCSASLRESGSESLKQVRPRKIACERRVSTQSQPSERYEAPDDYRNAVIKAQEKGTTIFAQLLAMGAVCDLDELLKLG
- the ligD gene encoding DNA ligase D; this translates as MASSRNAISPPLSRYHKKRDFLVTPEPPASSAIASDKAGKPGFVVQKHWASRLHYDFRLELNGILLSWAVPKGPCYDPKEKRMAIHVEDHPVDYASFEGTIPKPQYGAGTVIVWDHGTWEPIGDPVKGMEAGKLVFRLHGEKLAGLWELVRISKADDRQDQWMFFKKRDEWSRPLVEYDVIKALPDSVIANPLGMVEDREARSARPAGDAEPEVDLSAAARASMPAKLEPQLATLATSLPTSGDWIIESKLDGYRLLARIDKGRVRLLTRGGHDWTTKFPALETELSDLPLSSGWLDGEITILKDGLPNFSALQTAIDGRANQDIVYFLFDLMYLDGEDLRNVPLWSRRARLAQLLEDAGEQLRFSPNFEAPPAQVFEAAARLGLEGLMLKRRDAPYESGRTRTWLKAKARLRQELIVCGFTGRGGKSGEVGSLLLGYYVGDKLHDAGSVGTGWDSRTAQDLWRRLIPLKTDATPFDVEAAKARRWSRRAAGSEWWVQPTLVAEVEFAEWTTDGVVRQASFKGLRLDKPAGSVVREGGKTQAPEFLPELKITHPERIVDSSVGVTKADLVRYYASVAGWMLPHLKDRPVAMVRAPSGIAGELFFQKHAERTAMPGLRAHDRELWPKHPPLLTVDTVDALLSAAQMNVVEFHTWNSTASKLDNPDRVIFDLDPGEGVKWSSVLEAAILVRALLSELGLKAWLKTSGGKGLHVVVPLNARLDYGKVKVFSQTFVRHLATTIPERFSAISGSSNRVGKVYVDYLRNGMGQTTAAAFSARARPGMGVSMPVSWEQLTELKSGAQWNVQTAREYLSFQSRDPWSDYWSSAQSLASAIKRLR
- a CDS encoding TnsA endonuclease N-terminal domain-containing protein, yielding MTEKLISRWVREGRGTGHGQTYKPWLEVFDFSSLGRVQRIYSAKYGRTLHLMSDVESHTFFALEWSRRVTDVREQFPLDRDSTLETADKLRIRHPHYPGTNVATVITVDFVVDVTDNDQHGFEAIDCKRTEDAENPRAIEKLQIAHACLAGMHIPHHLVFHSELPMQRIRNIEWMRGGLIKSGEKEEYPGAIRERSLIMAYELSHSARNMPLNEYCAGFEVRHGMRNGEGLRVAKLLLYERVLLCDLSNPNLACAPLRSFRCVRAADGHRANGAE